TGACACTGGGTGAATGACAATTGGTCAGCAATTATAGCTGGCTATTTTTATTCACTTTTGATGTTCGCTAATATAGAAACCATTTATAATTATAAAAACAAACGGATGTTTGTAAGTGCGAGGGGAGATACTATGCAGAACAACTACGAAACGAGATATATTGAACTGGGAAAGAGAATTGCCTTTTATCGCGAAAAACGAGGATTGTCGCAAGCTGAATTGGCACAAAGGGTAAAGTGCAGTCCAATTTACATACGCAAAGTGGAAGGGGAAACTGTAGCGGTTCAAACAAGCATTAGCGGCATCTGGGAAGTGAAGAAGCTAGATTTCCTGTTTTCTATTGCTGATGCATTGCAAATGGATATATTAGCTTTTTTTAAACCCATGACAGAGGAAAACTTCCTTAAATATCGGAGGGACCATTAATGTTCACTTCCAAATGGTATGCAACGAGGGGAATTGCTACAGAAGTTGGTTTGGATATACAGCTAACATTGTGGTCAATGATTGATAAACGAAAAAAGATCGGTATTGAAGTTGACTATCTGCAAGTGTTTGAGTTATCAATTAATAGCAAAGATGGAATATCAGTTCAAAAAGTGATTCATAGACAAGAATGTCCGCCAGCTATTGCTACGTATTTCTTACCCATAATTGAAACGCCAATAGAAATGACAATATGGGCTATGGATAGCGAAGAGTACTGCATGATGCTGCTTCCAGAAGAATATTAAGAATGAAGTAACCTTAGTCAACTGTATTGACAGAGGTTATTTTTTTGTATGAATATGCAACTCAGCCGTTTACGCAGTGTGAGCAAGAGGATACGATATAATAGATAAGTTTACATAATAATGAAGGTGAGGAAATGAAAAAGAATGTAGCACCCATCACTCCCCGCTGCGGGATATGTAAAAAACTCTATTCGCCTCGTGATGAAGATGGTTCTGGCTTATGTCCAAAATGCAGGCCAACCAATAGTCAACCTATTTTAGCCGTTAAGCGTCAGTTCAAACAAACAATTTTTATGGAGGTTGGTAAAAAGATGATGGATGATTTCGAGCAAGAGGATTTGCAGGAGCAAGAAGCAGCTAACACAACTATTGAGGAAGAAAAAGCAGAGCAGGATAATCCCGAATCCCAGGAACCGAGTGAGAATACGGTTTCTGATGATACTACAGAAGCTCCTGTCATGGCTGAAAACAACGGTGAACTTAAAATCGAAGATATTATTGAACCAGGTCGGTACGGAGTTAGCAATAGCCAAATGATTCCTGCTTTAAAGAAGGCTATTACTGAGCAATCAATAGAGAAATTGGCGTTGCTAAAGAAAACTTATTTTTACACATTTGACAAATCCATTCGCTATTTGAAGAAAGCAGAGCGTGAATTCATCGAGAAGAACAGCATTTAAGTTATTTGTGCCATTTGAAAAATAAAAGTTAAAAAAATGAACCCCTTTCAGTTAGATACCCCAAAACTGAAAGGGGTTATATATTTATGCAACAACAAATTATCATCACAGAGGTTAACAAGCCATCCATTACCGCACTCAAGGCATTTAATCAATATGTTTTTAATGCGATTCAAAACCACTATAACAGCCACGCACAAGAAAAAGTTGAGGTGAAAAGTTCGTGAATAAAGAGGATAACATTAAACATGTGGCAATCTATTTACGGAAGTCACGAGATGAAGGGGAAAATGCCGATGTTTTATCAAAACATCGTGACACATTAGTTTCCTATGCGAAATCGCATAGCTGGACATATAATCTCTATGAAGAAATTGGCTCTGGTGAGAGCATAGCTAAAAGGAAAAAAGTAAAACAATTACTATCCCACGTAGAAGATGGCCTTTATGACGGTGTATTAGTTATGGACATTGACCGTTTGGGGAGAGGTAATCATGACGATTGGGCTGAAATATGTAAGGCATTTTTCTATACAGAAACTTTTATCATTACGCCACAAAAAATATATGATCTATCCAAAGAACAGGATGAAATGCTTTTTGACTTTCAAACTATTCTTGCAAGAATGGAATATAAAATAATTAAAAAGCGACTGCGAGAAGGTAAAGCAGCCGGCGCAAAAAAAGGCATGTGGACAAATGGTAGTCCACCATATCCCTATGTATATAATCAGGCAACCAGAATGATAGAGGTTGATCCCGATAAACTCAAAATATATCGAATGATTATAGATAAATATCTCTTGGGTATGAGTACCTTGCAAATTGCCATCTGGCTGAACCAGAGAAAGATTGCACCACCTTATAGTGGAAAGCGTAATAAATGTGGTTGGTCACATGTTTCCATTCATCGACTGTTAATCAGTGAAATTCATTTGGGTTATGTGATATATGGAAAGTCAAGGAGCCACAGGGGAACGGCGCAGTTGGTTAATAAAGAGGATTGGATAAAGGTTAAAGGTGAGCATCAACCCGTAAAAACGGAAGAAGAGCATGCCCAGATTATGGCTAGGATTGAGCAAAACAAAATTATTCCCCGGAAATGCCGAGCAGGGATGTTGCCGTTATCAGGACTATTATATTGTTCGAAGTGCGGTAGACGAATGCAATTTAAGCGGAGTCAGACAAAAAGCGGAAATTACTGGACTGCATTATGTACCTATACATATCCTGATGGTAGAAAGTGTGATCAAGTAGGTAGAAAGCTGGATGATGATTTTTATAAGGCATTGTACCAGCATATTATTAAAATTGACGAGCAGACGCTGGAACTGGTTGATGAAACCAGTGCACAACATAGGGAACTTAATGCATTGATTGAGATGAAACAAAAAGAATTGGAGCAGACGGAGCAGGCAATAGAAAAGCTGTTTGAAATTTTTGAGGATGGTGCAATTACTAAACAGCGTTTGGCTGACCGGATTGCTGGCCATGAAAAGACTAGGGTCGAGTTGGAAGCGGAGATAGAAAAATGTAAAACAGCGTTGGTAGCTCAGGTTAATATGGTGACAGTGGAGATGGTTCAGAAACGAATTGATGAGTTTAAGGCATTGTGGACTAATGCTATTAATCCTAATGAACAGAATCGAGCATTTAAGCTGTTGGTTGATCGGATTGTATATGATAGGGAAGATAATGGTATGAGGCTGGATATTTTGTATAAATAAATTTAGTAAATTAAGTAAATGTGGTGATAACAAAAGTCCTGTCAAATTCTTGGATGAATTTGGCAGGATTTTTGTTATATTGTGTGAATATTGCAAGTAGGGAATAGCTAGAACCATATTTATTTGATTTTACTGAACTGGTCAAAGCGAGAATTATAATTGGACATAAGCATTGGATAAAATTTGTATTGCTTTTTGAATTAGTCGCAAAAAACTTATGGTAGAATCTTTTTTTAAAATCCCTCATTCAAAGATAGGTGAGGATTAAAATGAATATTTCATTCTTAAAAGAGTGCATAAATAGTAATATTCCATTGTATATTGAAAAATTGCAAGTGAATATTGTTGATATTTATGAAGAGTTTAATCTTATAGAAATTCAAGATACGGATGGCTTTCAATTTATGGTCGACATTAGTGTTGTATCATTGAATCCTTATAGAGAAAAAAGCATATCTTTAAAACGTATTATATAAAGGGAGGATGTCCATTGCTTGAATTTATCAATGAAGATATGGACGGGAAGTCGTGGGAAGAACTTTGTGATAAGTGTCTCAGAATGCGTTATCAAAAAGATGGGTATCAGCGTGTTCCAGCTACATATGGTGGCGATTATGGGATAGAGGCCTTTACAAGTACTGGAATTGTCTTTCAATGTTACTATCCTGAATTGAATTATTCTGACAGTGAGTTGCATAAGCACTTGCAGACGAAAATTAGAAATGATATTGCAAAGTTATTAGCAAATGGAGATGGATTTAAAAAGCTAGGTATACAACAAATTACTGAATGGCATTTGATTACACCTGAATATAAAGACAAAGCAATTATTGAATACTGTGCTAAGAAAAGAAAAGAAATTTTAAAAGAGAAGAACGAAAAAAATTTGGATTATATTGACGATAATATAAAAATTTTAGTAAAAGTTGAAAGAGATTTTCGTAGAGAAATTTGTGATATCATTTTTATTAGCAGAGACTATAAATGGAATCTTGCCCTCCGTCATACTGGAAATGTAGATTGGTCTCAATGCTCTGCTGAAAAAGTGCAAAATATAAAAAGAAAAATCAGAGCAATAATGCCTGATAAAGGTGATCCTACTTGGCAGGCAAGGCATAATAGGCTAGTTGATCAATATGGAAGTTATTATATTCAAGGCATGACACTATTGCGCAAATTACAGGCTACAGTTCCCGATATGTATGAAAAAATATTTTATTTGGAACAAATATGTAGAAGACAAGTGCAGATGAAATGCGACTTGCATGAAGATAATTCAATTAACAAACAAGTGTTTCTTGAAATGCTCAATGAATTTGACGAAAAAATTGCAAGTGAATTTGGCGAGATAATAACATCGGCGTCAAGGGCTGAGCTTCGAAATGAATTGGTTAGTGCATGGCTGGCAGATTGTCCGATGGATTTTAGATAAGGGGACTCTTATGAACGTATTGTTGCCAGAAAACATAGATAAAATACGAATGGTGAAGCGGCCTGTAGCCGTTCCTTATAATTATAGAATTATGTACAAACTTGCTCAGATTGTACTGATCATGGCGAAGTGCTGTATTAATAAAGGCTGCTCAATGCAAAAAGTGCAAATGATATCATCAGGACTAAGTTCAAAAGATGAATTTGATAGATTACGTTCATTTATCGAAGGTAAGATGCAGTATCCGATCATTAGATATGATCCAAGCATAAATAGAGCAATAGTATATGCTTTAGCAGAAAAACTACTTTTTAAACAAGGAAACGGTCTTTTTCGTTTAACTCCTAAAGGAAAAGAGTTCGCTAGTGCGTTGGAGATAGATGAACCGATAATGGCATTAGAGAAGGACTATTTACGTGAAATATCAAATCGATTAACCGAGGATAAAATTAAGAGCGTAATTGCAGACTGGAGAACGTTTGATGTTCAAAATTAATCGCTTGAAAATAATTGTGAAAACCAATGATGGAGATTTCGGATTTGACGAATCCTTTCATGAAAGAATTAATTTTGTTGCTAGTTTTGAAAATACTAAGGGAAAAAGTTCTGCTATAGAAGCAATCTATTATTGCTTAGGATTTGAAGAATTAATAGGTGGAAAAAACGATCACGCCCTTAAACCAGTCTTTCGTAAAACTTTAGAATTTGATGGTGTTCAGAAAAATGTTCTTGAGTCGAATTTTTATTTGGAGATTAAAAACATACAAGGGAAAGTAATTACGGTATATCGAACGGCAAACAAAGATAATGTGAGCCCAACATTAATATCCGTTTTTGATGGTGATATTAATGATGCACTTGTGGGCAAGGTCATATATGAGGATATGTATGTTCACCAACCCGGTTCTGCAACAAATGCGAGAGGATTCCATAGATTTTTGGAAAGCTTTTTAGGTTGGAAGCTACCAGAAGTGCCAACCTTTGATAACAATGATCGAAAACTCTATATCCAAACTGTGTTTGCGGCGACATTTATTGAACAGAAACGCGGATGGTCAAATATTCTTGCAACAATACCTACAAATTTTCGAATTAAAGACGTTCGGCAAAGAGTAATTGAATTTATCATCGGGCTACATACATTGGAAAATGAACGTTGTAAACAGAAATGCAAAGCAGAGGAGAATAGAATTAAGCACGCTTGGTGTACTTTATTCTCAGATATCAATTCATTAATAGCTCCTTACCAAATTTATATTCAAGGAATACCAAGTCAGCCAGAAATTCTAAGTGATGAATTTTCTCAATGCATTAATTTTTTGAAGAAACAAGTAGATCAGCCAGATATTTATTTAGATCAGTATCTTAAGGGATTAGAAGATAAGTTGATTGCATTACGTAATTCCAATTTAAGGGTTGTAGATAATTCAGAAGAACTGCAGGAAGAACTTGCTATTTCGAAAGAAAAGGCCAAAGAACTTGAGCAATTGATAGATGAACAGAGAGATAAACTTATTCTTGAAAGTGATGCTATTATTGAACTTAAAAAAAGTTTTGAGATTATCAATAAGGACTTGCAAAATAATAAAGATGCTCAGAAAATCAAGAAGATGGGTTCTACTCAAGACTGGTATGTTAATAAAGATATTTGTCCTACTTGTCATCAGAAAATTGATGACAGTCTATTGCCACAAAGTTTTGATTATAACTTGATGAGTATAGATGCGAACATAGAGAATTTACTTTCACAAAAAGCAATGCTTGAGTTTGGCTTAAATGGTCATAGAAAAAATGTTGATCTTTTAAGGGAAAACATTCAAGAACTAGAAAAGGATTTAGTATGCATTCGTAGGATTATCAGATCTATAGTCAACGATATATATTCAACAGATAATAGTATTAGTGAAACAATTGTATATAAAAAACTTATGTTTGAAAATCAAATTGAGCAGATTCAACTTGCTCATAATCGTATTCTCGAATTAATTCCTTCTTTTAGACAATTATCTATTGACTGGAAAAGTATGCTTTCCGAGAAAAAATCATTACCGCAAGACAAATATAGTGAATCTGATTTACGTTGCCTAAAAAGTTTCGAAGAAACTTTTAGAAAGAATCTAAAAGACTATGGTTATACGAGTTTCACCAACATTCATGACATAGAAATAGCAAAAGATAATCTGCAACCAACAGTTGCTGGTTTTGACATGAAGTTTGACTCATCTGCTAGTGATCATATTCGAGCAATATGGGCTTTTACAACAGCTTTACTAATGACCGCTAAAAAATGTGGAGGGAATCATCCAGGCATACTTATTTTTGATGAACCAGACCAACAAAGTACGATTGTTAAAGATATGGAACACTTTTTAGCAAGTTTAACGAAACTCAATGCCCAAGTAATTATTGGCATTACTTTAAAAGATGAAGAGATCAAAAGCGTTTTGTCGAGAATCGATCAGAATATTTGCAAGATAATTTTGATTGACAAAAAAGTGATAGCTCCTATTGCTTCGATAGAATTAAAGGAAAATGAGAATGAGGATGAATGATACTGGTCTGTCGTAATACCTATTACAATTTTGAAACCAAAAATCACGATGGTAACAGCCAAAATACTAACAAACCCTAGCACACTTAATTACCGGCAAGAGTCCACGGCAATTACATCAGGTGTATAATCCTGTGTATAGAAAGACGTTTAGTATTTTTGGAGGACATATAAAATTTCACATTGACTTACCACAACATTCCAATTAGAATAAAAATAACATCTAAGTAATAATAACTATCCATTATCTTGCGTATGTAAAACCAACCATAAGCAAATCCTAAAAGATAGCTATGAAAACGAGGTGAAGCGAATGTCTGAGAAGCACGTTAACCACCTGGCGAATGAGAAGAGTCCGTATTTATTGCAGCATGTACATAATCCAATAGATTGGTATCCGTGGGGCGAAGAAGCGTTTGCCAAGGCGAGAGAAGAAGATAAGCCGGTATTTTTTAGTTGTGGCTATAGTACGTGCCACTGGTGCCATGTCATGGAAAGGGAATCATTCGAGGATGAGGATGTGGCGGCATTATTGAACCGATATTATGTGGCGATTAAAGTTGACAGAGAAGAACGGCCTGATGTCGACCATATCTATATGTCGGTATGTCAGGCGGTTACCGGTCAGGGAGGCTGGCCTCTGACCATTGTAATGACGCCGGCAAAGGTACCGTTTTTTGCCGGTACGTATTTGCCGAAACATGCCCAATGGGGCAAACCCGGTCTCCTGGAGGTTTTATCCATGCTGAAGGAACAATGGGACCAAAACCGGGAGAAAATTGAAGAAATCGGGGTAAAATTAGTTCAATCTATTAGGCTGCAGCGTAAAATGCGCTCAGACTCTAAGGAGCAAATGTCCCTGGCTACATTAGAAAAGGCATTCAACCAATTATTAAATGATTTTGATCCCAACTACGGCGGGTTTGGCCCGGCGCCGAAGTTTCCTACTCCCCACAATCTAATGTTTCTATTGCGCTATTGGCGAAGAACAGGAGACAAAAAAGCTATTGCCATGGTGCTGAAGACTTTG
This window of the Methylomusa anaerophila genome carries:
- a CDS encoding helix-turn-helix domain-containing protein gives rise to the protein MNDNWSAIIAGYFYSLLMFANIETIYNYKNKRMFVSARGDTMQNNYETRYIELGKRIAFYREKRGLSQAELAQRVKCSPIYIRKVEGETVAVQTSISGIWEVKKLDFLFSIADALQMDILAFFKPMTEENFLKYRRDH
- a CDS encoding recombinase family protein, with the protein product MNKEDNIKHVAIYLRKSRDEGENADVLSKHRDTLVSYAKSHSWTYNLYEEIGSGESIAKRKKVKQLLSHVEDGLYDGVLVMDIDRLGRGNHDDWAEICKAFFYTETFIITPQKIYDLSKEQDEMLFDFQTILARMEYKIIKKRLREGKAAGAKKGMWTNGSPPYPYVYNQATRMIEVDPDKLKIYRMIIDKYLLGMSTLQIAIWLNQRKIAPPYSGKRNKCGWSHVSIHRLLISEIHLGYVIYGKSRSHRGTAQLVNKEDWIKVKGEHQPVKTEEEHAQIMARIEQNKIIPRKCRAGMLPLSGLLYCSKCGRRMQFKRSQTKSGNYWTALCTYTYPDGRKCDQVGRKLDDDFYKALYQHIIKIDEQTLELVDETSAQHRELNALIEMKQKELEQTEQAIEKLFEIFEDGAITKQRLADRIAGHEKTRVELEAEIEKCKTALVAQVNMVTVEMVQKRIDEFKALWTNAINPNEQNRAFKLLVDRIVYDREDNGMRLDILYK
- a CDS encoding DUF960 family protein is translated as MFTSKWYATRGIATEVGLDIQLTLWSMIDKRKKIGIEVDYLQVFELSINSKDGISVQKVIHRQECPPAIATYFLPIIETPIEMTIWAMDSEEYCMMLLPEEY